Proteins from one Salmo salar chromosome ssa07, Ssal_v3.1, whole genome shotgun sequence genomic window:
- the LOC106609386 gene encoding protein mono-ADP-ribosyltransferase PARP12 produces MCCTVTDMDSTALIYKVLCAHNGSFELGELRANISTIEDDLESVLGNQEMFTRAVSKGNKLIVAQTKMRLCRAKGCTGCSNLHLCKFYLYGTCPSNERQGCRLCHELTSEHNIRVLREHHLEELDRKELCTLLLQNDNALLPPVCFTYNKGIGEYGYCPDKESCRRLHVCERYIRGTCAAEVDCDRSHDFYEPHPLNTLQQRGVPNELVASMLSTYHNIQAIRDTIDASDNPRCKKYSGNHLLKSKALPSHWDKSSVPETGFKRVALQSSSAEHKNILDLFHQTMTGFSVKTIERVQNRILWEVFLWQGDVMRKTNAGKENEKQLFHGTDSKHVDAICLQNIDWRMGGTQGTPYGQGSYFSKDAKFSHSYTSQSGVRSMFVCRVLVGNYTQGHSSYLCPPSKDGSHTISYDSCVDDIYNPSVFVVVGKHQVYPEYLIQYREGSRPGTYVPAPNFVQNQSHHNMHWKPIPVMLCSQATPVLPNTARFRSPCATGPAFAQPTLSTQPLFSHYSNPLRPPSNPSVSNPSRQRTPRPTLTHASAQFGSLNSLTHPSFQPGLMTYVPYPPPWVGSMTSIPRAPPPRTRSQFSKMEAKSTSMASLDNL; encoded by the exons ATGTGTTGTACGGTGACGGACATGGATTCAACAGCTCTGATCTACAAGGTCCTCTGTGCCCATAATGGGTCCTTTGAGCTGGGAGAATTGCGTGCCAACATTAGCACCATAGAAGATGACCTGGAAAGTGTTTTAGGGAATCAGGAGATGTTTACCAGGGCTGTCTCTAAGGGAAACAAACTGATAGTTGCCCAGACGAAGATGAGGTTATGCAGAGCTAAAGGATGTACTGGCTGCAGCAATTTACACCTGTGTAAGTTCTACCTTTATGGAACATGTCCATCCAATGAGAG ACAAGGATGCCGTCTCTGCCATGAGCTGACGTCAGAGCACAACATCAGAGTCCTGAGAGAGCACCACCTGGAAGAACTGGACAGGAAGGAGCTGTGTACATTACTGCTGCAGAATGACAACGCCCTTTTACCCCCA GTTTGCTTCACATACAACAAAGGTATTGGAGAGTATGGCTACTGTCCTGACAAGGAGAGCTGCAGAAGACTCCACGTCTGTGAGCGCTACATCAGAGGAACCTGTGCTGCAGAGGTGGACTGTGACAGGTCTCACGACTTCTACGAGCCCCACCCGCTCAACACCCTGCAGCAGAGGGGAGTACCTAATGAACTGGTGGCATCCATGTTGTCCACCTACCACAACATCCAGGCAATCAGGGATACAATTGATGCTAGTGACAACCCACGTTG CAAAAAATACTCTGGTAACCACCTGCTGAAATCCAAAGCTTTACCCAGTCACTGGGATAAATCTTCAGTACCTGAAACTGGATTCAAG AGGGTTGCTCTGCAGAGTTCCTCAGCTGAGCACAAGAATATTCTGGATCTTTTCCATCAAACTATGACTGGCTTCAGTGTGAAGACTATTGAGAGGGTGCAAAATCGGATCCTGTGGGAGGTCTTTTTGTG GCAAGGAGATGTGATGAGAAAGACAAATGCAGGGAAGGAGAATGAGAAGCAGCTCTTCCATGGAACAGACTCTAAACACGTGGACGCTATATGCCTGCAGAACATAGACTGGAGGATGGGTGGAACACAAGGAACGCCCTATGGGCAAG GAAGCTACTTCTCCAAGGATGCCAAGTTCTCCCACAGCTACACCAGCCAGTCAGGAGTCAGGTCCATGTTTGTTTGTCGTGTGCTGGTGGGAAACTACACACAAGGACACTCTAGCTACCTCTGCCCCCCCTCAAAAGATGGAAGCCACACCATCTCCTATGACAGCTGTGTGGATGACATCTACAACCCCTCTGTATTTGTGGTGGTCGGGAAGCACCAGGTTTACCCAGAGTACCTTATTCAGTACAGGGAAGGGTCCAGGCCTGGGACCTATGTTCCAGCACCTAACTTTGTCCAAAACCAGAGCCACCACAATATGCACTGGAAACCTATTCCAGTCATGCTATGCTCACAAGCCACCCCTGTGCTGCCCAACACTGCAAGGTTCAGATCTCCTTGCGCAACAGGACCTGCCTTTGCCCAGCCCACACTCAGTACCCAGCCACTATTTTCACACTACTCAAACCCACTCAGGCCTCCCTCCAATCCCTCTGTTTCAAACCCTTCAAGACAGAGAACCCCCAGACCTACCTTGACACATGCTTCTGCACAGTTTGGCTCCCTTAACTCCTTGACACATCCATCGTTTCAGCCAGGCCTGATGACTTACGTCCCTTATCCACCACCCTGGGTCGGCTCTATGACCTCCATACCACGCGCACCTCCACCCAGGACAAGATCACAGTTTTCTAAAATGGAAGCAAAAAGTACATCTATGGCATCACTAGATAATCTATAA